Proteins from a genomic interval of Rhodospirillaceae bacterium:
- the ffh gene encoding signal recognition particle protein translates to MFSGLTQRLTAVFDKLNQRGVLREADVEAALRDIRIALLEADVALPVVKQVIEQVRLQAVGETVIKSTTPGQMVVKIVHDQILSMLGAAVPLNLQAQVPIPFLMVGLQGSGKTTSTAKIAHRLQQRYGKKTLMASLDTQRPAAQQQLAILGQQIKVDTLSIISGQQPLDIARRALQVAKLSGYDVVMLDTAGRLHIDEELMQEVMAIKDLTKPAEILLVADSMTGQDAIKIAQSFQKALPLTGIVLTRMDGDARGGAALSMRQVTSCPIKLMGVGEKIADLEEFYPDRVASRILGMGDIVSLVEKAAQTIEKEEAEILTARMQKGQFDLNDLAKQLEQLGKMGGISSVLKMLPGMGKLQEKLADHKIDEKQILHQKAIISSMTKMERKNPDLIKASRKQRIAKGSGTSVQEINRLLKQFQEMQRMMKLLGKSGSKGLMRQGLSRFMQRGL, encoded by the coding sequence ATGTTTTCGGGCTTAACGCAGCGTCTGACCGCTGTTTTTGATAAATTAAACCAACGGGGCGTATTACGGGAAGCCGATGTGGAAGCGGCCCTGCGTGATATCAGGATCGCTTTACTTGAGGCGGATGTTGCCTTGCCCGTCGTGAAGCAGGTGATTGAGCAAGTGCGCCTGCAAGCGGTTGGAGAAACGGTTATTAAAAGCACAACACCCGGGCAAATGGTGGTTAAAATTGTCCATGACCAGATTTTATCGATGCTTGGGGCGGCAGTTCCCTTAAACCTGCAAGCGCAAGTGCCCATTCCTTTTTTGATGGTGGGATTACAAGGATCCGGGAAAACCACATCCACCGCTAAAATCGCCCATCGCCTGCAGCAACGTTACGGTAAAAAGACCTTGATGGCTTCTTTGGATACCCAGCGGCCAGCCGCCCAACAACAATTGGCGATTCTTGGTCAACAGATTAAAGTTGATACCTTGTCGATTATCAGCGGCCAGCAACCTTTGGATATCGCCCGTCGCGCTTTGCAGGTGGCGAAACTTTCTGGCTATGATGTAGTGATGTTGGATACCGCCGGACGGCTGCATATTGACGAAGAACTGATGCAGGAAGTTATGGCAATCAAAGATTTAACAAAACCTGCAGAAATTTTGCTGGTTGCCGATTCCATGACCGGGCAAGATGCTATTAAGATTGCCCAGTCTTTTCAGAAAGCATTGCCTTTAACGGGTATTGTCTTGACTCGGATGGATGGCGATGCTAGGGGCGGTGCGGCCCTGTCGATGCGGCAGGTCACTTCTTGCCCCATCAAATTAATGGGGGTTGGTGAGAAAATTGCCGATTTAGAGGAATTTTACCCCGACCGTGTTGCCAGCCGGATCTTGGGGATGGGCGATATCGTTAGCTTGGTTGAAAAAGCGGCCCAAACCATTGAGAAAGAAGAGGCGGAAATTCTAACCGCTCGAATGCAAAAGGGCCAGTTTGACCTGAATGATTTAGCAAAACAGTTAGAACAATTGGGTAAGATGGGTGGTATAAGCAGCGTGTTAAAAATGTTGCCGGGAATGGGCAAACTGCAAGAAAAACTGGCAGATCATAAGATTGATGAAAAACAAATTTTACACCAAAAAGCCATTATCTCCTCCATGACTAAAATGGAAAGAAAGAATCCTGACCTGATTAAGGCCTCACGCAAACAGCGGATTGCCAAGGGGTCGGGAACATCGGTCCAAGAAATCAACCGTCTATTAAAACAGTTCCAAGAAATGCAGCGCATGATGAAGTTGTTGGGTAAATCTGGGTCAAAAGGGCTGATGCGGCAAGGTTTATCGCGTTTTATGCAAAGAGGATTGTAA
- a CDS encoding autotransporter outer membrane beta-barrel domain-containing protein produces the protein MTHLISPKTRFVTMTSVAALMAVAMSGTSAHAACNEAVVGVGMIVTTCSLDTKSGYKETVMNATTINILASASVNNDVAGTIAIETAGLRDSITTQVGGKSEIRGKDTGIRAVDSNVVITNEATNTIMGGIVGVEFVRGSGDVRNNGNITGGTGAGLHILNSGQGTFLNGAGGKITSGSGAGVEFNTNFGNTLKNYGMISGGGMAVGVLGGAGGETVENVGTITGGGVNAINLGDGGNILRNGKIDNMVTGMGNISGSVTMGKGQDIIENHAVIGTVMSPVVIDLGDNQDTLTNGGTGVIHGEVIMGAGDDEVVNDGAIAIGIINKNVDLGEGSNKLTNTGQWDPAAGIRKGIFGSVLAGAGNDEIVNSGAIGGNVNVGDGRNIVTNTGGVGASILGGLGGFHTVTNGVGGKVFGGVDLGDNADTLTNNGEIMGNVWMRGGDDALVNTGGIGGSIDLGVGNDNLTLTMGMGVGGVIDGGAGDDQLFLNGGVAGQRQFFRNQVANMEILTKQGGGTWVLDRDYTFNTLIQVLDGDLNIAAGWTLTSAKVVSVAMAGRLSGEGRLAGGVVVKGTLHPGDGTTGKLTVTGNVTMDAGSFVEVSVGPGTAQTQLAVGGSVNLGGNGTLTVAVAPGLYRNGASYDVITAGVAVNGQFGLTTLPAGTKFTKFKVNYTVPRVVQVLVEKINYATIGNTYNQRQAGDGLFRGMAGSGAGSDMETVAEAFERLGANDDAYRAALDSLSGEAWAAMGEVRSGVTRNFRALGMGRIDGNLEGVGVWGNVLQGQEDVKGDGNGERIRGDVRGLVGGVEYGFGGGKVGVMVGYGQGGLKLGARGEGEVKLMMGGVYGGWNFGGIEVSGGVSYASGKQKVTRSIVGSWLPNQRNMRGSEQVREFGMDVGVGYGINLGMIKVTPEVGLEMARVYEQGFEEKGGNSVSLSGEKEKGWEGRGHVRVEVSAVFQAGLVSFEPYVKGGYERVLVGKGYQDRDVSFQQPGTAFNVRSTDGSKNIYTGGGGLNVGFGPVTVGVGYQQSIGGKRDERTFQGSLGIRW, from the coding sequence ATGACCCACCTCATATCGCCCAAAACACGTTTTGTTACCATGACCTCGGTTGCCGCTTTAATGGCTGTTGCAATGTCTGGTACATCAGCACACGCTGCTTGTAACGAGGCTGTGGTTGGTGTTGGTATGATTGTGACTACATGCAGCCTGGATACTAAATCCGGTTATAAAGAAACGGTAATGAACGCAACAACTATCAACATTTTGGCGTCGGCAAGTGTTAATAATGATGTTGCGGGAACAATTGCGATAGAGACAGCGGGTTTACGTGACTCTATCACCACCCAGGTTGGCGGAAAATCAGAAATTAGGGGCAAAGACACAGGGATCAGGGCAGTCGATAGTAACGTTGTTATAACAAATGAAGCAACAAACACTATTATGGGAGGAATTGTCGGTGTTGAGTTCGTTAGAGGCTCGGGTGATGTAAGGAACAATGGGAATATTACAGGAGGAACTGGGGCTGGGTTGCATATTTTAAATAGTGGACAAGGTACCTTTCTGAATGGAGCAGGGGGGAAAATTACTTCTGGTTCTGGGGCGGGGGTTGAATTTAATACCAATTTTGGAAACACACTAAAAAACTATGGCATGATATCGGGCGGGGGGATGGCGGTTGGGGTGTTAGGGGGGGCTGGTGGTGAAACCGTTGAGAATGTGGGAACTATTACGGGGGGTGGTGTAAATGCTATTAATCTGGGTGACGGCGGTAATATTTTGCGGAATGGAAAAATCGATAATATGGTGACGGGCATGGGCAATATTTCTGGGTCTGTTACGATGGGAAAAGGCCAGGACATTATAGAGAATCATGCGGTTATTGGTACTGTTATGTCACCCGTGGTAATTGATTTAGGGGATAATCAAGACACGCTAACTAACGGAGGGACTGGGGTTATTCACGGCGAGGTAATCATGGGAGCAGGGGATGATGAGGTGGTCAATGATGGGGCTATCGCTATTGGGATTATCAACAAGAATGTCGATTTAGGAGAAGGTAGTAACAAACTGACCAATACGGGTCAGTGGGATCCAGCGGCAGGGATACGGAAGGGGATTTTCGGTAGTGTTTTGGCGGGTGCTGGCAATGATGAAATCGTCAACAGCGGTGCTATTGGTGGGAACGTTAATGTAGGTGACGGGCGCAACATTGTTACTAACACGGGTGGGGTGGGGGCATCGATCCTTGGCGGTTTGGGTGGGTTCCATACAGTGACCAATGGAGTGGGTGGGAAGGTTTTTGGGGGCGTTGATTTGGGGGATAACGCTGATACCCTGACGAATAATGGCGAGATTATGGGCAATGTCTGGATGCGAGGTGGGGATGATGCTCTGGTGAATACAGGGGGGATAGGGGGTAGCATTGATTTAGGGGTAGGGAACGACAACTTAACGCTGACGATGGGGATGGGTGTAGGGGGGGTGATAGATGGGGGAGCGGGGGATGATCAATTGTTCCTCAATGGTGGGGTAGCAGGGCAAAGACAGTTTTTTCGTAATCAGGTTGCTAATATGGAAATCCTGACCAAGCAGGGGGGTGGGACATGGGTCTTAGACCGTGACTACACATTCAACACGCTGATCCAGGTGTTGGATGGGGACTTGAATATAGCGGCGGGATGGACATTGACGAGTGCAAAAGTAGTGTCGGTGGCAATGGCTGGGCGGTTGTCGGGTGAGGGGAGGCTAGCTGGCGGGGTTGTTGTGAAGGGGACCCTTCATCCGGGGGATGGGACGACAGGCAAGTTGACGGTAACGGGGAATGTGACGATGGATGCGGGGTCGTTTGTGGAGGTGTCGGTGGGTCCTGGGACGGCGCAGACGCAGCTTGCGGTAGGGGGGAGTGTGAATTTGGGTGGCAATGGCACATTGACAGTGGCGGTTGCGCCCGGATTGTACAGGAATGGCGCGAGTTATGATGTGATCACGGCGGGAGTGGCGGTGAATGGGCAGTTTGGTTTGACAACATTACCTGCTGGAACGAAGTTTACGAAGTTCAAAGTGAATTATACTGTCCCAAGGGTGGTACAGGTGTTGGTGGAGAAGATCAATTATGCAACGATAGGGAATACGTATAACCAGCGGCAAGCGGGGGATGGGTTATTCCGGGGGATGGCTGGGAGTGGGGCGGGGAGTGATATGGAGACGGTAGCGGAGGCGTTTGAGAGATTAGGGGCGAATGATGATGCCTACCGAGCGGCACTGGACAGTTTAAGTGGGGAAGCCTGGGCAGCGATGGGGGAAGTGCGTAGTGGGGTGACGCGGAACTTCCGTGCGTTAGGGATGGGGCGGATTGATGGGAACTTGGAAGGGGTTGGGGTATGGGGGAATGTGCTGCAGGGGCAGGAGGATGTGAAGGGGGATGGGAATGGGGAGAGGATCCGTGGAGATGTGAGAGGCTTGGTGGGGGGTGTTGAATATGGGTTTGGGGGAGGGAAGGTAGGTGTGATGGTGGGGTATGGGCAGGGGGGATTGAAGCTGGGCGCACGTGGGGAGGGGGAAGTGAAACTGATGATGGGGGGGGTGTATGGAGGATGGAACTTCGGAGGGATTGAGGTGAGTGGGGGAGTGAGTTATGCGTCTGGTAAACAGAAGGTTACAAGAAGCATAGTAGGAAGTTGGTTGCCTAACCAACGGAATATGAGGGGATCGGAGCAGGTGAGGGAGTTCGGGATGGATGTGGGGGTGGGGTATGGGATCAATTTGGGGATGATTAAAGTGACACCGGAGGTTGGGTTGGAGATGGCGCGTGTATATGAGCAAGGGTTTGAGGAGAAGGGTGGGAACTCGGTGAGCTTAAGTGGGGAGAAGGAGAAGGGATGGGAGGGACGAGGGCATGTGAGGGTGGAGGTGAGCGCTGTGTTCCAAGCGGGCTTGGTGAGCTTTGAACCGTATGTGAAGGGGGGGTATGAGCGGGTGTTGGTGGGTAAGGGGTATCAAGACCGTGATGTGTCGTTCCAGCAACCGGGGACGGCGTTTAATGTACGGTCGACCGATGGCAGCAAGAACATCTATACGGGTGGTGGTGGATTGAATGTGGGTTTTGGGCCTGTGACGGTGGGTGTGGGGTATCAACAAAGCATTGGCGGCAAGCGTGATGAGCGGACGTTCCAAGGATCGCTGGGCATCCGTTGGTAA
- the rimM gene encoding 16S rRNA processing protein RimM — MDHPALILIASIKGVHGIKGLLKLDCFLEDPTTLPDFNPLFNQAQDRQFFLEVKQCSGKYCLVKIPGIDSREQAQALIGLNLYTLRTSLQPLPDDNEFYIADLLQLPVFTRDGQLLGIIKQVLNFGAGDILQIEAAKDQQEILIPFTNQLIPLVDLVEKKVMTEWDVHE; from the coding sequence ATGGATCATCCGGCTTTGATTTTGATCGCCTCCATCAAAGGCGTCCATGGGATCAAAGGGTTGTTGAAGCTGGATTGTTTTTTAGAAGATCCGACGACATTACCGGATTTTAACCCACTTTTTAACCAAGCTCAAGATCGCCAGTTTTTTTTGGAAGTTAAGCAATGCAGCGGTAAATATTGCTTAGTAAAAATACCAGGCATTGACAGCCGCGAACAAGCACAGGCATTGATCGGGCTTAATCTCTACACTTTGCGTACGTCTTTACAACCATTGCCTGATGATAATGAATTTTATATTGCCGATTTGCTACAACTGCCTGTTTTTACCAGGGATGGCCAGCTTTTAGGGATCATCAAACAGGTGCTTAATTTTGGTGCAGGCGATATTTTGCAAATTGAGGCTGCCAAAGACCAGCAAGAAATATTAATCCCCTTCACCAACCAATTGATCCCCCTGGTTGATCTGGTTGAAAAGAAAGTGATGACGGAATGGGATGTCCATGAATGA
- the rplS gene encoding 50S ribosomal protein L19, with protein MSVISELENQQIQEIEKLRAVPEFRPGDNVRVGVKVIEGEKERVQFFEGVCIARRMAGINSSFTLRKISYGEGVERLFPLYSPRLTEIAVTRRGEVRRAKLYYLRGLTGKAARITEKLQFSAAEVVQAENTAPAE; from the coding sequence ATGAGTGTGATTAGTGAGCTGGAAAATCAACAAATTCAGGAAATCGAGAAATTAAGGGCCGTTCCTGAGTTTCGTCCAGGCGACAATGTGCGGGTTGGCGTTAAGGTCATCGAAGGCGAAAAAGAACGCGTGCAGTTTTTTGAAGGGGTTTGCATCGCGCGCCGGATGGCTGGCATCAATTCTTCTTTCACCTTAAGGAAAATTTCTTATGGTGAAGGGGTTGAGCGACTTTTTCCGCTTTATAGCCCCCGTTTGACGGAAATTGCGGTTACGCGCCGTGGTGAAGTCAGGCGCGCTAAGTTATATTATTTACGTGGACTTACCGGTAAAGCCGCCCGTATTACGGAAAAACTGCAATTTTCCGCTGCTGAAGTGGTCCAAGCCGAAAATACAGCACCTGCAGAATAA
- the rpsP gene encoding 30S ribosomal protein S16, with protein sequence MALKIRLARKGSTKRPFYHIVTAAVTSPRDGKFIEKLGTYNPRLEHTNPQRIVMNIERIQYWISKGAQPTDRIRLFLSRAGVLPETVKSEQTKQHLPRTKAQERLKAAEKAQEKPADAAPAAPAQ encoded by the coding sequence ATGGCTTTAAAGATTCGCTTGGCTCGCAAGGGTTCGACAAAACGTCCTTTTTATCACATTGTGACAGCCGCCGTGACCAGCCCACGGGACGGGAAATTTATTGAAAAACTTGGCACCTACAATCCCCGGTTGGAGCATACCAATCCGCAACGGATCGTGATGAACATCGAACGCATCCAATATTGGATCAGCAAGGGTGCCCAGCCAACCGACCGCATCCGTTTATTCTTATCAAGGGCAGGGGTATTGCCGGAAACAGTAAAATCCGAGCAAACCAAGCAGCATTTGCCACGCACCAAAGCCCAAGAACGCCTAAAAGCTGCTGAGAAGGCCCAAGAAAAGCCTGCTGATGCCGCTCCGGCTGCGCCAGCTCAATAA
- a CDS encoding VOC family protein — protein sequence MIDHLSIGVKDLQRSTKFYDAALEPLGFKRYMTFPDDSCGYGLPEDRFFWIVKPEIKGGVTGQAMHIAFKANSRIAVDKFYQSAIAAGGKDNGKPGLRLNYHANYYAAFITDPDGHKIEAVCHLPA from the coding sequence ATGATTGATCATCTATCCATTGGGGTCAAGGATTTGCAGCGCAGCACCAAATTCTATGATGCCGCCCTTGAGCCGTTGGGTTTCAAAAGATATATGACTTTCCCAGATGATTCGTGCGGGTACGGCCTCCCCGAAGACAGATTTTTCTGGATTGTAAAACCAGAGATAAAGGGTGGCGTTACCGGCCAGGCAATGCATATTGCTTTTAAAGCAAATAGTCGGATAGCTGTTGACAAATTTTATCAAAGTGCTATAGCAGCAGGCGGTAAAGATAATGGTAAACCCGGATTGCGCCTGAATTATCATGCTAATTATTACGCGGCTTTTATCACGGACCCGGATGGGCATAAGATAGAGGCTGTTTGTCATTTACCGGCGTAA
- the ubiG gene encoding bifunctional 2-polyprenyl-6-hydroxyphenol methylase/3-demethylubiquinol 3-O-methyltransferase UbiG, producing MNILQSAANEPSISSPKAFDQWADSWWNPQGSFRPLHELHPTRMKFIVGEVTRLLPSLLTPQPVPMKNLQILDIGCGGGLTAESLCRLGGKVTAIDESEKTIAVARQHAAEQDLSINYHVLDAEKLLEIGEKFDLVLALEVIEHVSDYKKFLDICAQLTKPQGFLIFSTLNRTAMSYIKSILIAENILGWIPKGTHAWTKFLKPSELATPLQQRGFLAKNIQGLDYQISTKSWILSNCLDNNYIVSFGK from the coding sequence ATGAATATCTTGCAATCGGCAGCCAATGAACCGAGCATTTCTTCCCCCAAAGCATTTGATCAATGGGCAGATAGTTGGTGGAACCCGCAAGGCTCCTTCCGCCCGCTTCATGAATTGCACCCAACCCGGATGAAGTTTATTGTGGGTGAAGTCACCCGGCTGCTTCCTTCTTTGCTGACCCCGCAGCCAGTACCAATGAAAAACCTGCAAATCCTTGATATCGGCTGTGGCGGCGGTTTGACCGCCGAGTCTTTATGCCGTTTGGGGGGCAAGGTTACGGCCATTGATGAAAGCGAAAAAACGATTGCAGTGGCCCGGCAGCATGCGGCCGAACAAGATCTTTCCATTAATTATCACGTGTTGGATGCCGAAAAATTATTGGAAATAGGTGAAAAGTTTGACTTGGTGTTGGCATTGGAAGTTATTGAACATGTGAGTGATTATAAAAAATTCTTAGATATTTGCGCCCAACTGACAAAACCCCAAGGCTTCCTTATTTTTTCAACCCTTAACCGCACGGCTATGTCTTATATTAAAAGCATTTTGATTGCTGAAAATATCCTGGGCTGGATTCCCAAAGGCACCCATGCTTGGACAAAATTTCTAAAACCTTCCGAACTAGCAACCCCCTTGCAGCAAAGAGGGTTTTTGGCAAAAAATATCCAAGGCCTGGATTATCAAATCAGCACAAAAAGCTGGATATTAAGCAACTGCTTGGATAACAATTATATTGTTTCATTCGGTAAATAA
- a CDS encoding nitronate monooxygenase, translating into MGGAMTWVSEHHLVAAISNAGGFGVLASGAMSPEQLAKEILATRRLTKQSFGVNLITLHPKLDEMVNICLELQATHVVLAGGLPPIGAITRIKQSGVKLICFAPTLGIAKKLIRSGVDALVIEGAEAGGHIGPVATAVLAQEILPVIREVPVFVAGGIGRGEMIVAYLEMGAAGVQLGTKFVCAQESIAHPKMKQAFMQAQARDALPSVQLDQRFPIIPVRALVNQATQKFIQFQRETISRFEQGAVDQKGAQLEIEHFWAGALRRAVLDGDIEAGSLMAGQSVGMVSGEKPVQLIVEELLSQAKQMISNRFSAMEALS; encoded by the coding sequence ATGGGGGGGGCGATGACGTGGGTCTCCGAGCATCATTTGGTGGCCGCAATCTCAAATGCCGGGGGATTTGGGGTGTTGGCTTCTGGTGCTATGTCACCTGAGCAATTGGCCAAAGAAATTCTGGCGACCCGCCGGTTAACCAAGCAATCGTTTGGGGTTAATCTTATTACCTTGCATCCGAAGTTGGATGAAATGGTCAATATCTGCTTAGAGCTTCAAGCAACTCATGTGGTTTTAGCAGGAGGGCTGCCGCCGATTGGGGCAATAACCAGGATCAAACAAAGTGGGGTCAAACTAATTTGTTTTGCCCCAACCTTAGGGATTGCTAAAAAATTAATTCGCAGTGGGGTGGATGCGTTGGTCATAGAAGGGGCGGAGGCTGGTGGGCATATAGGCCCGGTTGCAACCGCCGTGTTGGCCCAGGAGATATTGCCGGTTATCCGGGAGGTACCGGTTTTTGTGGCCGGAGGTATTGGTAGGGGCGAAATGATTGTGGCTTATTTGGAAATGGGGGCAGCTGGTGTGCAATTGGGAACCAAATTTGTTTGCGCCCAAGAATCAATTGCCCATCCCAAAATGAAACAGGCCTTTATGCAAGCGCAGGCACGGGATGCCCTGCCATCGGTACAGCTTGATCAACGTTTTCCCATTATTCCGGTGCGGGCCCTGGTTAATCAGGCCACTCAAAAATTTATCCAGTTTCAGCGGGAAACGATCAGCCGTTTTGAACAGGGGGCGGTGGATCAAAAAGGCGCCCAATTGGAAATTGAACATTTCTGGGCGGGGGCTTTAAGGCGTGCCGTGCTTGACGGTGATATTGAGGCTGGTTCTTTAATGGCCGGCCAAAGTGTTGGCATGGTCAGCGGAGAAAAGCCGGTCCAGCTGATTGTTGAAGAATTGTTATCACAGGCAAAGCAGATGATCAGCAATCGGTTTTCAGCCATGGAAGCCCTTTCTTAG
- a CDS encoding cellulase family glycosylhydrolase: MLSRRHLLKLLAGAGAGGFSAINSKAFGQSTLILPKINFWDRQRQGANFFHRDPREDLFATARNFGFDFVRLSFESWSSQHPNFLLGNTDHYRGLVEADKNHLGRILGLAQKYAVPILICPLTLPGSQFQANAAIDKEDKRLWQDPKFWQYAADYWRDLALFLRDHPIVYGYDLLNEPHPERLTKKPVGDQVSLPAWQQEYLGTTADLNLFYQLVIKHIRQVDSWTPIIIESGFDANPQAFINLEPVQDSRVLYSFHQYQPWVYTTAEEFRGQFCYPGQVTAWGQTEHWDKKQLQKSVAQVILWSHRNQIRSRQILIGEIGVHRQACGAFDYLRDNIAIFNEHGWHWAFYAFREDQWDGMDYELPVDFPEGEYWYDLEQGLSLPRQDTEIFKLLRKQF; encoded by the coding sequence TTGCTGTCGCGTCGCCATTTACTGAAGCTCTTGGCCGGTGCAGGGGCGGGAGGTTTTTCTGCTATAAATTCCAAGGCTTTTGGGCAATCTACATTGATCTTGCCTAAAATCAATTTTTGGGATCGCCAACGCCAGGGCGCGAATTTTTTTCATCGCGATCCCAGGGAAGACTTATTTGCAACCGCAAGAAATTTTGGTTTCGATTTTGTCCGCTTAAGCTTTGAATCTTGGTCCAGCCAACACCCTAATTTTTTGTTAGGAAATACCGATCATTATCGCGGATTAGTGGAAGCAGATAAAAATCATTTGGGGAGAATTCTGGGATTAGCCCAAAAATATGCGGTGCCTATCCTGATATGCCCCCTTACTCTTCCAGGCAGTCAGTTTCAAGCAAACGCGGCTATTGATAAGGAAGATAAGCGTTTATGGCAAGATCCAAAATTCTGGCAATATGCGGCCGATTATTGGCGCGACTTAGCCCTCTTCTTACGTGACCATCCAATTGTTTATGGCTATGATCTATTAAATGAACCGCATCCCGAAAGATTGACAAAAAAGCCGGTTGGCGATCAAGTGTCGTTACCGGCGTGGCAGCAGGAATACCTTGGAACAACAGCGGATCTTAATCTTTTTTATCAGCTGGTTATCAAACATATCAGGCAAGTTGATTCCTGGACCCCGATTATTATTGAATCTGGTTTTGATGCGAACCCACAGGCATTTATCAACCTGGAGCCTGTCCAAGATAGCAGGGTGTTATATTCTTTTCACCAGTATCAACCTTGGGTTTACACCACGGCAGAAGAATTTCGTGGCCAGTTTTGTTACCCTGGGCAAGTAACGGCTTGGGGGCAAACAGAACATTGGGACAAAAAGCAATTACAGAAAAGTGTGGCACAGGTTATTCTTTGGTCGCATCGCAACCAGATAAGATCACGGCAGATTTTGATAGGTGAAATCGGCGTACATCGCCAAGCTTGTGGCGCTTTTGACTATTTGCGCGACAATATTGCTATTTTTAATGAACATGGCTGGCATTGGGCGTTTTACGCTTTTCGTGAGGATCAATGGGATGGAATGGATTATGAGCTTCCCGTTGATTTTCCGGAAGGGGAATATTGGTATGATTTAGAACAGGGGTTATCTTTGCCAAGGCAAGATACAGAAATTTTTAAATTATTAAGGAAGCAATTCTAA
- the trmD gene encoding tRNA (guanosine(37)-N1)-methyltransferase TrmD: MNDVVSPPQKPWQSIVLTLFPEMFPGTLQYSLAGKALQQKIWSIETMNIRDFAINRHRSVDDTPFGGGAGMVMRADIVDSALQEARRQAPHLPLIYLTPRGQRLTQKIVADIAKTPGAIILCGRYEAVDERLLEEWQPQEISLGDFVLSGGEPAAIALLEACIRLLPGVLGQPESLTEESFSAGLLEYPQYTKPAIWKDRGVPDVLLSGNHQRIKAWRQKQAEEITKKRRPDLWQDYKGTVDGK, translated from the coding sequence ATGAATGATGTCGTCTCTCCCCCCCAAAAACCCTGGCAATCAATTGTCCTGACTCTGTTCCCGGAAATGTTTCCGGGTACTTTGCAATATTCGTTGGCAGGCAAGGCGTTGCAACAAAAAATCTGGTCAATTGAAACCATGAATATCCGGGATTTTGCGATTAACCGCCATCGCTCGGTGGATGATACGCCTTTTGGGGGCGGGGCAGGAATGGTGATGCGCGCAGATATTGTCGATTCTGCTTTGCAGGAAGCTAGGCGACAAGCCCCGCATTTGCCCTTGATTTATTTAACCCCCCGTGGCCAAAGATTAACGCAAAAAATAGTGGCAGATATTGCCAAAACCCCCGGGGCGATTATTTTATGCGGACGGTATGAAGCGGTTGACGAACGCCTCTTAGAGGAATGGCAACCCCAAGAGATCAGTTTGGGCGATTTCGTCTTGTCCGGCGGGGAACCTGCGGCCATCGCCTTACTCGAGGCATGTATCCGCTTATTGCCGGGGGTTTTGGGGCAGCCCGAATCCTTAACGGAGGAAAGTTTTTCTGCAGGGCTTCTAGAGTATCCGCAATATACCAAACCGGCGATATGGAAAGATCGGGGGGTTCCTGATGTCTTATTGTCGGGCAATCATCAACGCATTAAAGCCTGGCGGCAAAAGCAGGCAGAAGAGATAACAAAAAAACGTCGTCCTGATCTTTGGCAAGATTATAAAGGTACGGTTGACGGCAAATGA